A portion of the Candidatus Pristimantibacillus lignocellulolyticus genome contains these proteins:
- a CDS encoding AraC family transcriptional regulator, with translation MDWLDRMNSAMEYIETNLADTISFDEIAQRACCSTYHFQRMFPFITGVSLSEYIRRRWLTLAAFEMQTTDSKVIDVAMKYGYDSPEAFARAFKNLHGIIPISARDTGVSLKAYPRMSFHISIKGDVEMNYRIEQRGSFEMFGVYGIINADQKTAFSEVPQFRIKCDDDGSVDLMNDILGRFGDTMLHAALYDHTRESFKYMVCYHLPKGLEIPERFTKLSVPTLTWAIFPEPQGDMQKLWERIYSEWFPTSEYEQVEGPSFEMYYGMARHGNGSGEIWIPVKQK, from the coding sequence ATGGATTGGTTGGACAGGATGAATAGTGCCATGGAATATATCGAAACAAATCTAGCTGACACAATTTCATTTGATGAAATAGCACAGAGAGCCTGTTGCTCTACCTATCATTTTCAAAGAATGTTTCCATTTATTACTGGCGTATCGCTATCGGAGTACATTCGACGTCGGTGGTTGACATTGGCGGCATTCGAAATGCAGACAACAGACTCAAAGGTTATTGATGTAGCTATGAAATATGGATATGATTCGCCGGAGGCGTTTGCACGGGCCTTTAAGAATCTTCATGGTATTATACCTATATCTGCGCGCGATACAGGCGTTTCTCTAAAAGCCTATCCTCGAATGTCCTTTCATATTTCAATAAAAGGGGATGTCGAAATGAATTACCGTATTGAGCAAAGAGGTTCTTTTGAGATGTTTGGAGTATATGGAATTATAAATGCAGATCAGAAAACAGCTTTCTCTGAAGTTCCTCAATTTCGTATAAAATGTGATGATGATGGCAGCGTTGATCTTATGAATGACATACTGGGACGTTTTGGTGACACCATGTTACACGCTGCCCTTTACGATCACACTAGAGAATCTTTCAAATATATGGTCTGTTATCATTTACCTAAAGGTCTTGAAATTCCGGAGAGATTTACAAAACTTTCTGTCCCAACATTAACGTGGGCGATTTTCCCAGAGCCGCAAGGTGATATGCAAAAACTATGGGAACGAATCTATTCTGAATGGTTTCCGACATCTGAATACGAACAGGTTGAGGGCCCTAGTTTCGAAATGTATTATGGAATGGCACGTCATGGGAATGGTTCAGGAGAAATATGGATACCAGTGAAGCAAAAATAA
- a CDS encoding Na(+)/H(+) antiporter subunit F1 gives MFDKIMLLAMFLLSISLIITLYRIIKGPTIHDRILALDSIAYIIIGIVAILSIHLNSHAYFETILLIGILAFLSTIALSRYMERGVVIGRKRSD, from the coding sequence ATGTTTGATAAAATTATGTTACTTGCTATGTTTCTACTTTCTATCTCACTTATCATTACACTATATCGAATTATTAAAGGACCAACGATACATGATCGAATATTAGCACTTGACTCTATTGCCTATATCATTATAGGAATAGTAGCTATATTATCGATCCATCTCAATTCTCATGCTTATTTTGAGACGATCTTGTTAATAGGTATACTCGCATTTCTAAGCACGATAGCATTAAGCAGATATATGGAGAGGGGTGTCGTCATTGGGCGTAAACGGAGTGATTGA
- a CDS encoding CD3324 family protein: MKYENGSDILPVELLREVQKYASGKLLYIPAGEEKRAWGAASGYREQLQRRNRMIRNMYAHGRTVSELADEYFLSLDSIKKILYSKKQNDYAAYAPTIESAVKYANGGMLEEWMYCYWQLSKDAKVEKENVVANRLYFGIVKLPLRLIQKDELDIGNSNANATEEHEAQPLIIEYHQGKFYCTEQKALLSGLIQRKVNSYPTIIVLREGTDYKRFMNHFGTVLFFVK, encoded by the coding sequence ATGAAATATGAGAATGGTAGTGACATCCTTCCAGTGGAACTATTGCGAGAGGTTCAAAAGTACGCCTCGGGTAAACTACTTTACATTCCCGCGGGAGAGGAAAAGAGAGCCTGGGGTGCAGCCTCCGGATACCGGGAGCAGTTGCAGAGAAGAAATCGCATGATTCGCAACATGTACGCCCATGGCCGTACTGTATCGGAACTTGCTGACGAATACTTCTTGTCTTTGGACTCGATTAAAAAAATCCTTTACTCAAAGAAGCAGAATGACTACGCAGCGTATGCACCGACTATTGAGTCTGCTGTGAAATACGCGAATGGTGGGATGCTTGAAGAGTGGATGTACTGCTACTGGCAGCTTTCTAAGGACGCAAAGGTTGAAAAAGAAAATGTCGTGGCAAATCGACTCTATTTTGGCATCGTAAAGCTTCCATTGCGTCTTATTCAAAAGGATGAGCTCGATATTGGTAACTCCAATGCGAATGCAACCGAAGAGCATGAAGCGCAGCCTCTTATCATTGAGTATCATCAAGGAAAATTCTATTGTACCGAACAGAAGGCGTTATTGTCGGGGTTGATCCAACGCAAGGTAAATTCGTATCCGACCATTATCGTGTTGCGGGAGGGTACAGATTATAAAAGGTTTATGAATCATTTTGGAACCGTATTATTTTTCGTCAAATAA
- a CDS encoding Na+/H+ antiporter subunit E → MTTQILINLLIAFIWMLLNESWNIVIFAVGYVVGFIIILTMRRFFPTPFYGRKLYSVIKLLILFVVELFKSSIVVLKEILRPRLTIEPGIFKSETILETDFEITLLISLLTLTPGSVVMEVDPKQKVMYIHAMDAKDFHNNITKTKKKFENAIIEVMR, encoded by the coding sequence ATGACAACGCAGATACTAATTAACCTATTAATTGCTTTTATTTGGATGTTACTCAATGAAAGCTGGAATATCGTTATTTTTGCAGTCGGCTACGTAGTTGGCTTTATCATCATCCTAACCATGAGACGCTTTTTTCCTACTCCTTTCTATGGGAGAAAGTTGTATTCTGTCATAAAGTTGTTAATACTATTTGTCGTTGAATTATTCAAATCAAGTATTGTCGTGCTTAAAGAAATTCTACGACCTAGATTAACGATCGAACCTGGAATATTCAAATCCGAAACGATTTTAGAAACTGATTTTGAGATCACTTTACTTATTTCATTACTGACTTTAACACCAGGTTCTGTCGTAATGGAAGTTGATCCAAAACAAAAAGTAATGTATATCCACGCGATGGACGCAAAAGATTTTCATAATAACATTACAAAAACTAAGAAGAAATTCGAAAATGCGATTATCGAGGTGATGCGATAA
- the mnhG gene encoding monovalent cation/H(+) antiporter subunit G: MGVNGVIEWIVIILVLFGTSMSLLSSFGLIRLPDVYNRAHATTKSATLGILSILSAAFIYFFFTHGVSSIRLLLAIVFVFLTAPVAGHLVTRSAHRYGTPLAPISVQDDLQDVYDQQAIDDEKVRPVDADN, translated from the coding sequence TTGGGCGTAAACGGAGTGATTGAATGGATTGTCATTATCCTTGTATTGTTTGGCACATCGATGAGTTTGTTAAGTTCATTCGGACTCATACGATTGCCGGATGTATATAATCGTGCACACGCAACAACCAAGAGTGCGACATTAGGGATATTGTCAATCTTATCGGCTGCATTTATCTATTTCTTTTTCACACATGGCGTTTCAAGTATTCGTCTATTGCTAGCTATTGTATTCGTATTTCTAACGGCTCCAGTCGCTGGACATCTTGTTACTCGTTCTGCACATCGGTACGGAACACCACTAGCTCCAATTAGTGTACAGGATGACTTGCAAGACGTTTATGATCAACAAGCGATTGATGACGAAAAAGTTAGGCCCGTCGATGCAGATAATTAA